A window from Chitinophaga filiformis encodes these proteins:
- a CDS encoding DUF5008 domain-containing protein — protein sequence MRIISMAVLFMMLFVTACKKDKAYDDPYAGGKEPLGVMLSTETPNPSEAAPGTVVTFKGKGLMKYMDSLLFNFNGEAAEIVKVDSAGIQVKVPVTASTGVTSVTIGDQIFFGPLFRVRGNLDIDNNYKVVVGANSWVSDVYRFADGRILLVGDFLDYERKGIVRPISRIVLTSRDGEIDRSLQSGRGADGSLNSIAALPSGKLVVGGSFASYDIHQAEIHNITVLNSNGSLDSMSVNTFTDKDTVPSFNGGTDGRINRVFVYNNRITAIGGFNYYLRFVYGKSDYLQERDSLVTDSILVRQLIRFYPDGTLDTSFNYDLARHRSFDGPNGPVSDAYQQADGKIIIVGRFTRYNGQPAPYIARLNLDGSLDAGFGGSGADNDIISIRYNETTKRFVLAGNFDKFDGTAHSGLVMLREDGTPDEQFTAAQRASNEVYYCAQQLSNGLVVVNGSFTRYDNVHRSGFMVLDKTGKLAPGYNNTADFSGVLLRVFETINTSGQTQALIMGRFSRFNNKEINNVVRLLFK from the coding sequence ATGAGAATAATTTCAATGGCAGTGCTGTTCATGATGCTTTTCGTAACAGCCTGTAAAAAAGATAAGGCCTACGATGATCCTTATGCCGGGGGAAAAGAACCACTGGGAGTAATGTTAAGTACGGAGACACCCAATCCGTCTGAGGCCGCGCCAGGTACTGTGGTGACCTTTAAAGGCAAAGGACTGATGAAATACATGGATTCCCTGCTGTTCAACTTTAATGGAGAGGCAGCAGAGATTGTAAAGGTGGACTCTGCCGGCATACAGGTGAAAGTACCGGTTACAGCCAGTACAGGTGTAACTTCTGTAACTATCGGCGATCAGATCTTCTTTGGCCCTCTTTTCAGGGTAAGGGGTAACCTGGATATTGACAATAACTATAAGGTAGTTGTAGGCGCCAACAGCTGGGTGAGTGATGTATATCGCTTCGCTGATGGAAGAATATTGCTGGTAGGCGATTTCCTGGACTATGAAAGGAAAGGTATAGTAAGACCCATCAGCAGGATAGTACTGACCTCCCGCGACGGCGAAATTGACCGTAGCCTGCAGTCAGGAAGAGGGGCCGATGGTTCACTGAACAGTATAGCGGCATTGCCCAGTGGCAAACTGGTGGTTGGCGGCAGCTTTGCTTCTTACGATATCCACCAGGCCGAGATTCACAATATTACTGTGTTGAACAGTAACGGGTCGCTTGATTCCATGAGTGTAAACACGTTTACCGATAAGGATACAGTACCTTCTTTCAACGGTGGTACCGATGGAAGGATCAATAGGGTATTTGTGTATAACAACCGTATTACCGCTATTGGTGGTTTCAATTATTACCTGCGGTTTGTATATGGTAAATCAGATTATCTGCAGGAGCGGGATTCACTTGTTACGGATAGTATACTGGTTCGCCAGCTGATACGCTTTTACCCCGACGGAACGCTGGATACTTCATTCAACTATGACCTGGCACGCCACAGGAGTTTCGATGGTCCAAACGGCCCTGTCAGCGATGCCTATCAGCAGGCAGACGGGAAGATCATTATTGTAGGCCGTTTTACGCGCTATAATGGGCAGCCGGCTCCCTACATCGCACGTCTGAACCTTGACGGTAGCCTGGACGCTGGTTTTGGCGGGAGTGGTGCTGACAATGATATTATTTCCATCCGTTATAACGAGACTACAAAACGCTTCGTGCTGGCGGGCAACTTTGATAAGTTCGATGGTACTGCACATAGCGGGCTGGTAATGTTACGGGAAGATGGTACGCCCGATGAACAATTTACTGCAGCACAGAGGGCCAGCAACGAAGTCTATTACTGTGCACAACAGCTTAGCAATGGCCTGGTGGTTGTCAACGGGAGCTTCACCCGCTATGATAATGTACACCGCAGTGGCTTTATGGTGTTGGACAAAACAGGCAAACTGGCGCCCGGATATAACAATACTGCTGATTTTTCAGGTGTCCTGCTCAGGGTATTCGAAACCATCAATACTTCCGGACAAACGCAGGCCCTCATCATGGGAAGGTTCAGCCGCTTCAATAATAAAGAGATCAATAACGTAGTCCGCCTGTTATTCAAATGA
- a CDS encoding alkaline phosphatase family protein, whose product MKNFNWLAVIIVTILLSACNKGYDRLLDEREYEDTTGVTGKQPKILFLVVDGARGEAVRNAQASHLLELSDNAIYSWNSISDTLSLDATAWSDLLTGVHKEKHGVVKSDFSDNRLGQYPVFFKYIKARMPAFRIAAYSASDSLGKMLITDADVNHTFGNDDDATEQAILDELKIDTAGLIFGQFSQVATAGKAYGYDAGIPEYKAAILRVDEYIGNIMNALRQRKNYQHENWLVVVTSGRGGPFSIPPDEDDGTILSNPKVNTFTIFYSPRYMPNFIDRPYTGARYTGKAVRLYGKTATDAVYATIDEGKEDLNLGKTNEMTIALKIKKNKTTYGDYSYTFPNIIGNNLSLDWWKNTGWAISLETNAWGVHYGQNGAGFNMVTGANISDGKWHDLTAVFLNRDNKRFLRLFTDGNFNTETEITSYGSFDTDDPLTLGYVPGNVTDDNRWLNAYVTEIRFWRAALPDNVIKEYVCAEELPTSHPYHDYLIGYWPCRDGFGGVFKDQTEYKHDFQIHNNYQWDDFSDLMCPSSASNLTQLVPQPVDVARQILNWLQIAVDTKWQMDGRVWVTSYTSI is encoded by the coding sequence ATGAAGAATTTCAACTGGCTGGCAGTTATCATTGTGACTATACTGCTTTCAGCCTGTAACAAAGGCTATGACAGGTTGCTCGACGAGAGAGAATATGAAGATACGACGGGCGTGACCGGTAAGCAGCCCAAAATACTGTTTCTCGTGGTAGATGGCGCCCGTGGAGAAGCAGTACGGAATGCACAGGCATCACATCTGCTTGAGTTGAGTGATAATGCCATCTATTCCTGGAACAGCATCAGCGATACGCTTAGCCTGGATGCCACGGCATGGTCTGATCTGCTGACAGGCGTCCATAAGGAAAAACATGGTGTGGTGAAAAGTGATTTCAGCGACAACCGGCTTGGGCAATATCCTGTCTTCTTCAAATACATTAAAGCACGTATGCCTGCATTCAGAATTGCGGCTTACAGTGCAAGCGACTCACTGGGAAAAATGCTGATCACTGATGCTGATGTGAACCACACCTTTGGTAATGACGATGATGCAACAGAGCAGGCTATCCTGGATGAACTGAAGATCGATACCGCCGGATTGATATTCGGGCAGTTTAGCCAGGTGGCTACCGCTGGTAAGGCATATGGCTATGATGCCGGCATACCGGAATACAAGGCGGCGATCCTTCGTGTGGATGAATACATCGGAAACATTATGAATGCCCTACGGCAGCGTAAGAACTATCAGCATGAAAACTGGCTGGTAGTGGTAACATCAGGCAGGGGAGGCCCTTTCAGTATTCCTCCTGATGAAGATGATGGCACCATCCTCAGTAATCCGAAGGTGAATACTTTCACTATATTTTATTCACCCCGTTATATGCCGAACTTTATAGACCGGCCATATACCGGCGCCCGTTATACGGGCAAAGCGGTGCGTCTCTATGGTAAAACGGCTACAGACGCCGTATACGCCACCATTGACGAAGGTAAGGAGGATCTGAACCTTGGCAAGACCAATGAAATGACCATTGCGCTGAAGATCAAAAAGAATAAGACTACTTATGGTGACTATTCCTATACCTTTCCCAATATCATTGGTAATAACCTGTCCCTGGACTGGTGGAAGAATACCGGCTGGGCAATATCCCTGGAAACAAACGCCTGGGGCGTGCACTATGGACAGAATGGTGCCGGTTTCAATATGGTGACCGGCGCCAATATCAGTGATGGCAAATGGCATGATCTGACAGCAGTATTCCTGAACAGGGACAATAAACGTTTCCTCCGCCTGTTCACCGATGGCAACTTTAATACCGAGACAGAGATCACTTCCTATGGTAGCTTTGATACAGATGATCCGCTGACACTGGGTTATGTACCGGGAAATGTTACTGATGATAACCGCTGGCTGAATGCCTATGTGACAGAGATCCGTTTCTGGCGTGCTGCATTGCCAGACAATGTGATCAAAGAATATGTCTGTGCGGAAGAATTACCCACATCCCATCCTTATCATGATTACCTGATAGGATACTGGCCCTGCAGGGATGGATTTGGTGGTGTGTTCAAGGACCAGACGGAATACAAACATGATTTCCAGATACATAATAATTACCAGTGGGATGATTTCAGTGACCTGATGTGCCCCAGCTCCGCTTCCAACCTGACGCAACTTGTGCCGCAGCCAGTGGATGTAGCCCGGCAGATCCTGAACTGGCTGCAGATAGCAGTAGATACCAAATGGCAGATGGATGGAAGGGTGTGGGTAACCTCCTACACATCCATCTGA
- a CDS encoding SusC/RagA family TonB-linked outer membrane protein codes for MQCLRLYKMIGLLLLLPLLVAQAQDKIQVKGVVRDAQTNEPLVGVSIMAGTPPKAVGVTNASGAFSVSVAADANLLFRYIGFSDYKFKLKDKRDLVIRLVVTENKLNEAIVIGYQKKTREVTTGSAVIVSGKELQDIPVSNVEQLLQGRVAGLNIQNNTGTPGGRGIIQIRGLSNISVTGSGNDAFLSPTSPLYVIDGVPVEADANFEYGYQSAGPGVSPLSLIPPEDIESMEILKDSQATALYGSRGAYGVILITTRRGSSPIPLVRYTGNFFINNPPKLRPTIGGKEERRIRLGMIYGGNNMDDIYKISNQPFLADSLNPYYNNSTDWQDVFYATTYNQTHNVNISGGDPKFNYKVDLGYYHENGVIRNTGFDRYSINTNMLYQPNPKFRVFTTLSTQVGRRNKGDGNGLTQSGVSSNASASSLLPGPSFYQSTAGVLSALNTRNDNKTGNVRSSLDVSYQLVKGLNLGSSVSYEYASNTEDRFTPAEAHNDFSQIYAYNDRKYTLYNRNTISYNYILNTNHNFFISAFNEFYNRGFQAQVIQQEKTPNNQYEGPLGYDGYASRGGGLLDNYSKQHVASFAGTFSYNYKQKYVLDVSYRMDGTSSSGFEDPYSKNPAVGIRWNFNKEPGLSDSKWLTYGSLRGSWGQNIVPTGDIFSIYGTYDPRGTYNANPRLGINFGQLPNTYLQPTATTQYNFGFEAGFFDSRVEVIFDGYYKTVKNLLRTKSLSNITGFNEITTNETSLINYGYELTFTFRPLPRTSAVQWTISLNGALNKDVLTSLPNGARQLVQYDNSTSQHTLFRVGRNSLTNYLLKTEGVYATDADVPVDPATGQRYRTANGTFFKAGDPIWKDVDGNYILDGNDYVPAGNSQPLITGGIQSYVNWKSFSLNISSSFTLIRDILNNAFAERMQFLGDPYNKKAMVDFNDVDYWKGPGSTAKYPNPFDYKRYNDIRPYRYDQTLIQEDGSYFKINTVTLAYLVNRKFTSRYSINSVRMYLSANNLITFSPYSGPNPENVSALGRDQSGGYPIARSYNFGMNVEF; via the coding sequence ATGCAATGTCTGCGTTTATATAAAATGATAGGGCTGTTACTGTTGCTGCCGCTACTGGTGGCACAGGCGCAGGATAAAATACAGGTAAAGGGCGTGGTAAGGGATGCTCAGACCAATGAGCCGCTGGTAGGCGTAAGTATCATGGCGGGTACTCCACCCAAAGCAGTAGGCGTTACCAATGCTTCAGGCGCCTTCAGTGTGTCTGTTGCTGCAGACGCTAACTTACTGTTCCGTTATATCGGGTTTTCAGACTATAAGTTTAAGCTGAAAGACAAACGAGACCTGGTGATAAGGCTGGTGGTAACAGAGAACAAACTGAATGAAGCAATTGTGATCGGATACCAGAAGAAAACCAGGGAGGTTACTACAGGTTCCGCCGTGATAGTAAGTGGTAAGGAACTGCAGGATATTCCTGTATCCAATGTGGAACAACTCTTACAGGGGCGTGTAGCCGGTCTGAATATCCAGAATAACACCGGTACGCCGGGCGGCCGTGGTATTATACAGATCAGGGGTTTGTCCAACATCAGCGTTACTGGCAGCGGTAATGACGCCTTTCTTTCTCCTACGTCCCCGCTATACGTGATAGATGGCGTACCGGTAGAAGCAGATGCCAATTTTGAATATGGATATCAGTCGGCGGGACCGGGTGTAAGTCCCCTGTCACTGATCCCTCCTGAAGATATTGAAAGCATGGAGATCCTGAAAGATTCACAGGCTACGGCCCTGTATGGATCCAGAGGTGCGTATGGTGTGATCCTGATCACGACAAGACGCGGTAGTTCTCCTATTCCCCTGGTGAGGTATACGGGCAATTTCTTCATCAACAATCCTCCTAAACTACGCCCCACTATAGGCGGTAAGGAGGAAAGAAGGATCAGACTGGGAATGATCTATGGAGGAAATAACATGGATGATATCTACAAGATCTCTAACCAACCATTCCTGGCGGATAGTCTGAATCCTTACTACAACAATTCCACGGACTGGCAGGATGTATTCTATGCTACTACGTACAACCAGACGCACAACGTGAATATCAGCGGTGGCGATCCGAAGTTTAACTATAAAGTAGACCTGGGATACTATCATGAAAATGGAGTGATCCGCAATACGGGATTTGACCGCTATTCTATCAATACAAATATGCTGTATCAGCCTAATCCTAAATTCAGGGTGTTCACGACTTTATCTACACAGGTGGGTAGAAGGAATAAGGGAGATGGTAATGGTCTTACACAAAGTGGCGTATCGAGTAATGCGTCGGCTTCGTCCCTGTTACCGGGACCTTCTTTCTACCAGAGCACTGCCGGTGTATTGTCGGCATTGAACACCAGGAACGACAATAAAACAGGCAACGTGCGCAGCAGCCTTGATGTGAGCTATCAGCTGGTAAAAGGACTGAACCTGGGATCAAGTGTGAGTTATGAATATGCTTCCAATACGGAAGACAGGTTCACTCCTGCAGAGGCACATAACGATTTCTCACAGATCTACGCTTACAATGACCGGAAGTACACGCTGTACAACCGCAATACGATATCCTATAACTATATCCTGAATACAAACCATAATTTCTTCATTTCTGCTTTTAACGAATTCTATAACCGCGGTTTCCAGGCACAGGTGATTCAGCAGGAAAAAACGCCGAATAACCAATACGAGGGACCGCTCGGTTATGATGGATATGCTTCCCGCGGGGGAGGTCTCCTGGATAACTACAGCAAACAGCATGTGGCCTCCTTTGCAGGAACATTTTCCTACAATTACAAGCAGAAATATGTATTGGATGTCAGTTACCGTATGGATGGTACATCCAGCAGCGGTTTTGAAGATCCTTACTCCAAGAACCCGGCTGTCGGTATCCGTTGGAACTTCAACAAAGAGCCGGGTCTTAGCGACAGCAAATGGCTCACTTATGGATCCCTGCGTGGTAGCTGGGGCCAGAACATCGTACCTACGGGTGACATCTTTTCCATCTATGGAACCTACGATCCCCGCGGTACCTATAATGCCAATCCACGCTTAGGTATCAACTTCGGCCAGCTGCCCAATACGTACCTGCAGCCTACCGCCACAACGCAGTATAATTTTGGTTTCGAGGCAGGATTCTTTGACAGCAGGGTAGAGGTGATCTTCGATGGTTATTATAAAACAGTGAAAAACCTGTTGCGTACCAAGTCATTGTCCAACATCACCGGCTTCAATGAGATCACTACCAATGAGACCTCACTGATCAATTATGGATATGAACTGACTTTCACCTTCCGTCCTTTACCGCGTACCAGCGCCGTACAATGGACCATCTCACTGAATGGCGCCCTGAATAAGGATGTGCTGACCAGTCTTCCGAACGGTGCAAGACAACTGGTGCAATACGACAATTCGACCAGCCAGCATACCTTGTTCCGTGTAGGACGCAACAGTCTTACCAACTACCTGTTGAAAACAGAAGGCGTGTACGCCACCGATGCAGACGTACCGGTAGACCCTGCTACAGGGCAACGTTACCGTACTGCAAACGGTACTTTCTTTAAAGCGGGCGATCCTATCTGGAAGGATGTGGATGGCAACTACATACTGGATGGGAATGATTATGTGCCTGCCGGTAACTCGCAACCATTGATCACGGGAGGTATACAGTCTTATGTGAACTGGAAGAGCTTCTCCCTCAACATCAGCAGTTCTTTCACGCTCATCAGGGATATCCTGAACAACGCATTTGCCGAAAGAATGCAGTTCCTGGGAGATCCTTATAACAAGAAAGCGATGGTTGATTTCAATGATGTGGACTATTGGAAAGGACCTGGTTCCACAGCGAAATATCCCAATCCATTTGACTATAAACGTTACAATGATATAAGGCCTTACCGTTATGATCAGACCCTGATACAGGAAGACGGTTCTTACTTCAAGATCAATACGGTAACACTGGCTTATCTGGTGAACAGGAAATTCACCAGCCGTTACAGTATCAACTCTGTCCGCATGTATCTGTCTGCCAATAACCTGATCACATTCTCGCCATACAGCGGCCCCAACCCGGAGAACGTATCTGCTCTGGGGCGCGATCAGTCGGGAGGTTATCCTATTGCCCGCAGTTACAACTTCGGGATGAATGTTGAATTCTAA
- a CDS encoding DUF5007 domain-containing protein, whose amino-acid sequence MRRLSILLSLSLLFFACRKWAADDLDYLSKRAVYNQRVFSPILGRTTLYSQIFNTDNSTTPINFRILNVRYKKDGKPTNDFEQKVQALVWKVAYTGEEKSLAEIEAKRGIETHSAFEVRQQSGDFVFWAEANGTSMRQQPDSGYLFDVEASNSGGTNMYKDLSLMPFREQTYAPYEYDAITGLHRANYPNPSDSSVFELIYNHPGVYNMIDDGTNLQLKGDSVRVFFHRKGDGNALSFKFMDKDSLPINPEKFNLTPWDSLLHGFNKQMTATEVTYQVAYPIPAMRFKTRYTNGDGSQAYVKFSFSRLGFGNIREIGILDLNFNIYQKGDWEIIFYFRNNPRFRDE is encoded by the coding sequence ATGCGGCGACTTTCTATATTACTGTCTTTATCACTATTGTTCTTTGCCTGCCGGAAATGGGCGGCAGATGATCTTGACTACCTTAGCAAACGGGCGGTGTACAACCAGCGGGTATTCTCTCCTATACTGGGAAGAACAACTTTATACTCCCAGATCTTCAACACAGACAATTCTACCACACCCATCAACTTCCGTATACTGAACGTCAGGTACAAGAAGGATGGTAAACCTACCAATGATTTTGAGCAGAAAGTGCAGGCACTGGTCTGGAAAGTGGCTTATACCGGCGAGGAAAAATCACTGGCGGAAATAGAAGCCAAACGTGGTATAGAGACTCATTCCGCCTTTGAAGTAAGGCAACAATCGGGCGATTTTGTTTTCTGGGCAGAAGCGAACGGTACTTCCATGCGCCAGCAGCCGGACTCCGGTTATTTGTTCGACGTGGAAGCTTCCAACTCCGGGGGCACCAACATGTACAAAGATCTTTCCCTGATGCCGTTCAGGGAACAGACCTATGCGCCTTATGAATATGATGCGATCACGGGCCTGCATCGTGCTAATTATCCCAATCCCAGTGATTCATCCGTATTTGAGTTGATCTATAATCACCCGGGTGTATACAACATGATAGATGATGGCACCAACCTGCAATTGAAAGGCGATAGTGTCAGGGTGTTCTTTCATCGCAAAGGGGATGGCAATGCTTTATCATTCAAGTTTATGGATAAAGATTCCCTGCCCATCAATCCTGAGAAGTTCAATCTCACACCCTGGGATTCTCTGTTACATGGCTTCAATAAACAGATGACTGCAACGGAAGTGACGTACCAGGTGGCTTATCCGATCCCGGCAATGCGCTTTAAAACACGTTACACTAACGGAGACGGATCACAGGCATATGTGAAGTTCAGCTTCAGCAGGCTTGGATTTGGGAATATCAGGGAGATAGGCATATTGGACCTGAATTTCAATATCTACCAGAAAGGCGACTGGGAAATCATTTTCTATTTCCGGAATAATCCAAGGTTCAGGGATGAATGA
- a CDS encoding discoidin domain-containing protein: MSRNKLSVLLLLLLSGVWSCKKDDKFRDEQLNPVNISIQSTNGRIAVPAGNNYTKTTDYLNIPVKIVLSATAPKIFTVDVHVNNDTITHLIEQQQLGDAVLLEQTYYQLPKTAEIRFGIDTFTLPLQVSMQAVERYYGKTLALAVGLSDAGKNNTLDAAAKTAILLINTAEIIRPEDIHYISFTAAGSVLQQPSGTDQTLGTNEVVLPVSVTLGGVAGGAFTVNLSASPDTAQALIDNGTLSGSVLLKEGDDYSIPSTLTFPANTNTARFNLVVKTEALKRNVQNKPVLALSLSNPTRHLLDGERSTIVMTMDPSRLIETDITNTNISYKTQYENTSNANETSGKLIDNNINSKFLLFNFSTVWAQLEFATPQTTGAYTMTSANDAPERDPKNWTLEGSDNGTDWTVLDTRTDQSFGSRFLTVKYTFNNQVAFKFYRLNVSAVKNSSLFQLAEWRLLKRP; this comes from the coding sequence ATGAGTCGCAATAAACTCTCTGTGTTGTTACTGCTCCTGTTGTCCGGTGTGTGGTCCTGCAAAAAGGACGACAAGTTCCGCGATGAGCAGCTGAATCCTGTGAATATATCCATTCAAAGCACAAACGGACGGATAGCTGTGCCTGCGGGCAATAATTACACCAAAACAACTGATTATCTCAATATACCTGTAAAGATCGTACTCTCTGCCACTGCCCCGAAGATCTTTACAGTAGATGTGCATGTAAACAATGATACCATCACCCATCTGATAGAACAGCAACAACTTGGCGATGCTGTGCTGCTGGAACAAACCTATTATCAGTTGCCAAAAACTGCTGAGATCAGGTTTGGTATAGACACGTTCACATTACCGCTGCAGGTTAGTATGCAGGCTGTTGAACGGTATTATGGCAAGACGCTGGCGCTGGCAGTTGGTCTTTCCGATGCAGGGAAGAACAATACCCTGGATGCTGCCGCAAAGACAGCTATCCTGCTGATCAATACGGCAGAAATTATCCGGCCGGAGGATATTCATTATATCTCCTTTACGGCGGCGGGCAGTGTGTTGCAGCAACCTTCCGGAACTGACCAGACACTGGGTACTAATGAAGTAGTGCTGCCAGTCAGTGTAACGTTGGGAGGAGTAGCAGGAGGCGCGTTTACTGTAAACCTCAGCGCAAGCCCTGATACAGCCCAGGCATTGATAGATAATGGTACATTGAGCGGGTCGGTGCTACTGAAAGAAGGAGATGATTACAGCATCCCGTCCACGCTGACGTTCCCGGCCAATACGAATACGGCGAGATTTAACCTGGTGGTGAAAACGGAAGCCCTGAAGCGGAATGTACAGAATAAACCGGTACTGGCATTAAGTCTCAGTAATCCGACCAGGCACCTGTTGGATGGAGAACGCAGTACCATTGTAATGACAATGGACCCGTCCAGGCTGATCGAAACAGATATTACCAATACCAATATCAGTTATAAGACACAATATGAGAACACCAGTAACGCCAATGAAACATCGGGTAAGTTGATAGACAACAATATCAACTCAAAGTTCCTGTTGTTTAATTTTTCAACGGTATGGGCGCAGCTGGAGTTTGCCACTCCGCAAACCACCGGCGCCTATACCATGACGTCCGCCAATGACGCCCCGGAACGTGATCCTAAGAACTGGACACTGGAAGGGTCAGACAACGGGACGGATTGGACAGTGCTGGATACGCGGACAGATCAGTCTTTTGGCTCCAGGTTCCTGACGGTAAAATATACCTTCAATAACCAGGTCGCCTTTAAGTTCTATCGTCTGAACGTATCTGCCGTGAAAAACAGTTCATTATTCCAGCTGGCCGAGTGGCGGCTTTTAAAACGCCCATAA
- a CDS encoding RagB/SusD family nutrient uptake outer membrane protein: MLRRFIYITACLLLCSQYGCKKFLNVEPLDRLSGNTFFKSAKDVEDNIWDIYGLFRDATGSCPLFALAGEARGGMLAMSPKGDGADRTFVEYVAKNDLIPVIYRPPGKDFWDIFDLYMLADWKPFYRVIQACNILIYEVDRRDIPDLTEDRKKTYKAEAIFMRCLSYFIMVRLWGDVVYYTDAYHQAPLPREKMVTVMNNCIADLTAVMEALPWSFTEPAYQGARTSRGSAIGLLMEMHMWNAGFDKANAQKYYQATADLGDELMKSGAYMLLPIEESFTIFKGRSRESLFDIVISSNYGEGLAEKWNDLSELVVHYPYKRPAWNHQYSFCYFRAEYLRRLYPSGVPDARIQMWFDSQMFANDGTFMFLKYNSLYEQGNSDVNVDNNLIVLRYAGAVLLRAEALAELGQTDEAIRLMNMIRQRAKTTLYQGGTVQALKDAIFTERAKELMMEGHYYFDVVRTGRVTNQQWCYYPLTQAQFDNGGWTWPVNSAALDNNPYMQLNNYWLR, from the coding sequence ATGCTCCGGAGGTTTATTTATATCACTGCCTGTTTGCTGCTCTGCAGTCAGTACGGGTGTAAGAAGTTCCTGAATGTGGAGCCGCTGGACCGGCTTTCGGGGAACACATTCTTCAAATCAGCGAAAGATGTGGAAGATAATATATGGGACATCTATGGCCTGTTCAGAGATGCTACAGGTTCCTGTCCATTGTTTGCCCTGGCGGGAGAGGCAAGGGGCGGTATGCTGGCTATGTCGCCCAAGGGAGACGGGGCCGACAGGACTTTCGTGGAGTATGTGGCCAAGAATGACCTGATACCGGTTATTTACAGGCCGCCAGGTAAAGACTTCTGGGACATATTTGATCTCTATATGCTGGCAGACTGGAAGCCTTTCTATCGCGTCATACAGGCTTGTAATATCCTGATCTATGAAGTGGACAGGCGTGACATACCAGACCTGACCGAGGACCGTAAAAAGACCTATAAAGCGGAAGCCATTTTTATGCGCTGTCTTTCCTATTTCATTATGGTAAGGCTCTGGGGAGATGTAGTGTACTATACGGATGCTTATCACCAGGCGCCATTACCCCGCGAGAAGATGGTGACAGTGATGAACAATTGTATTGCAGACCTGACGGCGGTAATGGAAGCGCTGCCATGGAGCTTTACTGAGCCTGCCTACCAGGGCGCCCGTACCAGCCGGGGATCTGCCATAGGACTGCTGATGGAAATGCATATGTGGAATGCGGGTTTTGATAAAGCGAATGCACAGAAATATTACCAGGCTACAGCTGACCTGGGCGATGAGCTGATGAAGAGCGGCGCTTATATGCTGTTGCCGATAGAGGAGTCGTTCACCATCTTTAAGGGCCGTTCAAGGGAAAGCCTGTTCGATATTGTGATCAGCTCCAACTACGGCGAAGGGCTGGCAGAGAAATGGAATGATCTTTCCGAGCTGGTAGTACATTATCCATATAAACGCCCGGCATGGAACCACCAGTACAGTTTCTGTTACTTCCGTGCAGAGTACCTGCGCCGCCTGTATCCTTCCGGCGTTCCCGATGCCAGGATACAGATGTGGTTCGACTCACAGATGTTTGCCAATGACGGCACTTTTATGTTCCTCAAGTATAATAGTCTGTATGAGCAGGGTAACTCGGACGTGAATGTGGATAACAACCTCATAGTACTAAGATATGCCGGCGCTGTACTGCTGAGGGCAGAGGCACTGGCTGAACTGGGACAGACAGATGAGGCTATCCGTTTGATGAATATGATCAGGCAGCGCGCGAAGACCACCTTGTACCAGGGAGGAACAGTCCAGGCCCTGAAGGATGCTATTTTTACGGAGCGGGCGAAAGAGCTGATGATGGAAGGACATTATTATTTTGACGTGGTGCGTACCGGCAGGGTGACTAACCAGCAATGGTGTTACTATCCGCTTACACAGGCGCAATTCGATAATGGTGGCTGGACATGGCCTGTCAACTCTGCTGCGTTGGATAACAATCCCTATATGCAACTGAACAATTATTGGTTAAGATAA
- a CDS encoding O-acetyl-ADP-ribose deacetylase, translated as MKITLLQGDITKMETDAIVNAANSSLLGGGGVDGAIHRAGGPAILEECRKIRDRQGRCAPGEAVITTAGRLPAKYVIHTVGPVWNKGSEEEKALLRTAYMNSLQLAAKHDVQTIAFPNISTGVYRFPKQVAAEIAVAAVTDFLKNDNKISNVIFVCFEKENYDIYTQLLSQQGPL; from the coding sequence ATGAAAATAACACTGTTACAAGGCGACATCACAAAAATGGAGACAGATGCGATTGTCAATGCCGCTAATTCGTCATTATTAGGCGGTGGAGGCGTAGATGGCGCTATTCATAGAGCGGGAGGACCTGCCATACTCGAAGAGTGCCGTAAGATCCGTGACAGGCAGGGAAGATGTGCTCCCGGTGAAGCGGTCATCACAACAGCTGGCCGATTGCCTGCAAAATATGTTATTCATACGGTAGGGCCCGTATGGAATAAAGGAAGTGAGGAAGAGAAAGCATTGCTGAGAACGGCTTATATGAATAGCCTGCAGCTGGCAGCGAAGCACGACGTGCAGACGATCGCTTTTCCCAATATCAGTACAGGCGTATATCGTTTTCCCAAACAGGTAGCGGCTGAAATAGCGGTAGCTGCTGTGACGGATTTTCTTAAAAACGATAACAAGATAAGTAATGTGATATTCGTTTGTTTCGAAAAGGAGAACTACGACATTTATACCCAACTGCTTAGTCAGCAGGGGCCCTTATAG